The following proteins come from a genomic window of Pleuronectes platessa chromosome 2, fPlePla1.1, whole genome shotgun sequence:
- the styxl1 gene encoding LOW QUALITY PROTEIN: serine/threonine/tyrosine-interacting-like protein 1 (The sequence of the model RefSeq protein was modified relative to this genomic sequence to represent the inferred CDS: inserted 3 bases in 2 codons; deleted 2 bases in 1 codon; substituted 1 base at 1 genomic stop codon): MAKVRTCEPFELYNVLKQCGCVSSLADINXLCLVDAREIQDYNTSHIIIWKDSDGKFLLPVAAEVDSMQHVDVYDSTTHCLHEKGRAAECAQXPKASLCPVHILSEGFQRFSALYLFLRTEKMMYTIMELENMKXPLEIVAGLLLSDLYSSFEGICNFIGSHINMDSRVLEVSRQGRSRCSTVIIIFFMHHFKYTLKEAWKYLLKCKPIMRPNTGFLKQLSDWELHIMGTKVTDISEPHF; this comes from the exons ATGGCCAAAGTCAGGACGTGTGAACCGTTTGAGCTTTACAACGTCCTCAAACAGTGC GGCTGTGTTTCGAGTCTGGCAGACATTAACTAGCTCTGTTTGGTTG ATGCTCGTGAAATTCAAGATTACAACACGAGTCACATCATAATATG GAAG GATTCAGATGGTAAATTCCTCCTGCCAGTGGCTGCGGAGGTTGACAGTATGCAGCATGTGGACGTCTACGACAGCACCACACACTGTTTGCATGAAAAAG GCAGAGCAGCTGAATGTGCTC GTCCTAAAGCAAGTCTCTGTCCGGTCCACATACTGAGTGAAGGCTTTCAGAGGTTCTCAGCTCTGTACCTGTTCTTAAGGACGGAGAAAATGATGTACACCATTATG GAGCTTGAAAACATGAA ACCACTAGAAATTGTAGCAGGACttc TGCTCTCTGATTTGTATTCAAGTTTTGAAGGGATTTGCAATTTTATTG GGTCACACATTAACATGGACTCTCGTGTCCTGGAAGTTTCCAGACAGGGCAGAAGCCGCTGCAGCACCGTTATCATTATCTTTTTCATGCATCACTTCAAATACACACTGAAG GAGGCCTGGAAGTATCTTCTGAAATGTAAACCCATCATGAGGCCAAACACAGGCTTTCTAAAGCAGCTGTCTGACTGGGAGCTTCACATCATGGGAACTAAAGTGACTGATATCTCTGAACCTCATTTTTAA